One Ammoniphilus sp. CFH 90114 genomic region harbors:
- a CDS encoding ABC transporter ATP-binding protein translates to MSRQPLLEVKALTKHFATTSGFWGKTKTVRAVDGVDLTIYEGETVSLVGESGCGKSTTGRCLTRLIEPTEGEVWFQGKNILTLSPEEMRQMRRDVQFVFQDPFASLNPRKTIAQILMDPLIVHGIGTPTERRKKVEEMIEIVGLTTKHLDRYPHEFSGGQRQRIGIARALILRPKLIVADEPVSALDVSIQAQVLNLMQDLQRDFKLTYLFISHDLSVVKHISDRVAVMYLGKVVEVAEKGALYRAPKHPYTKALLSAVPVANPDAVRERILLEGDLPSPSNPPSGCTFHPRCPSCMDICRTTSPTLKITDEGHFVSCHL, encoded by the coding sequence ATGAGTCGTCAGCCTCTATTAGAAGTGAAAGCTTTAACGAAGCATTTTGCCACGACAAGCGGATTCTGGGGGAAAACGAAAACGGTGCGAGCCGTGGATGGCGTGGATTTAACCATTTATGAAGGGGAAACGGTGAGTCTTGTTGGAGAGTCCGGCTGCGGAAAATCTACCACGGGCCGATGCCTGACCCGTCTGATCGAGCCTACGGAAGGGGAAGTGTGGTTTCAAGGAAAGAACATCCTGACTCTTTCCCCAGAAGAAATGAGACAGATGCGTCGGGATGTCCAGTTCGTCTTCCAGGATCCATTCGCTTCGCTGAACCCTCGCAAGACCATTGCCCAGATTCTAATGGATCCGTTAATCGTTCACGGTATAGGAACTCCGACGGAGAGACGCAAGAAGGTAGAGGAAATGATCGAGATCGTGGGACTGACCACCAAGCATCTTGATCGCTACCCCCATGAGTTCTCTGGGGGACAAAGACAGCGAATTGGGATCGCCCGTGCCCTTATTTTAAGGCCGAAGCTGATTGTGGCGGATGAACCGGTTTCGGCATTGGATGTTTCCATTCAAGCCCAGGTATTGAACCTCATGCAGGATTTGCAGCGGGATTTTAAACTCACTTATCTTTTTATCTCGCATGATTTAAGTGTCGTCAAACATATTTCGGATCGTGTAGCTGTGATGTATCTTGGCAAAGTGGTGGAGGTAGCAGAGAAAGGGGCCTTATACCGAGCTCCAAAACATCCCTATACCAAGGCGCTGTTGTCTGCTGTACCCGTGGCTAACCCTGATGCGGTGAGGGAGCGGATTTTACTCGAAGGGGATCTGCCAAGTCCATCTAATCCTCCTTCAGGATGTACGTTTCACCCGCGCTGTCCCTCCTGCATGGACATTTGTCGAACCACATCACCTACATTGAAGATTACCGACGAAGGACATTTCGTTTCTTGTCATTTGTAA
- a CDS encoding ABC transporter ATP-binding protein has product MAPILEVRNLKTTFKQSRSSITVVDGVDFTLEPGETLGIVGESGCGKSVTSLSIMRLLGKNAVTDGTIAFEGKNLLALSEKEMKKVRGNRVAMIFQEPMTSLNPLHSVGKQISEPLRNHLGLSKAQAKERTIQLLNAVGIPRADEIFSSYPHQLSGGMRQRVMIAMAMACQPKLIIADEPTTALDVTIQAQILELMKKLKKDNGTSIVMITHDLGVVAEMCERVIVMYAGQVVEEADIRTLFRSPKHPYTIGLMKSMPDFTEDQDRLQAIPGTVPLLSDLPKGCRFAPRCEWATDRCHQAAPELISVTEQHRVRCVLVEEEKA; this is encoded by the coding sequence ATGGCACCGATACTGGAAGTTCGAAATCTAAAAACGACGTTCAAGCAATCCAGAAGCTCCATTACGGTTGTTGATGGGGTAGATTTTACGCTTGAACCTGGGGAAACCTTGGGGATTGTTGGAGAGTCTGGATGTGGAAAAAGTGTCACGAGCTTATCGATTATGCGATTACTCGGTAAGAATGCCGTGACCGATGGGACAATTGCTTTTGAAGGAAAGAACTTGCTTGCACTTAGTGAAAAGGAAATGAAAAAGGTTCGGGGAAATCGTGTGGCCATGATCTTTCAGGAACCCATGACCTCTCTTAATCCGCTTCATTCGGTCGGAAAACAGATTTCCGAGCCCCTGCGCAATCACTTAGGTCTGTCGAAGGCGCAAGCCAAGGAACGAACCATCCAGCTGTTAAATGCCGTGGGAATCCCGCGTGCGGACGAAATTTTCTCCTCGTATCCTCATCAGCTATCTGGGGGGATGAGGCAACGCGTCATGATCGCGATGGCGATGGCCTGTCAGCCGAAGCTCATCATTGCCGATGAACCGACAACCGCCTTGGATGTTACGATCCAGGCTCAGATTTTAGAGCTCATGAAAAAGCTGAAAAAAGACAATGGGACCTCTATCGTGATGATCACCCATGATTTGGGCGTCGTGGCCGAGATGTGCGAACGCGTCATCGTGATGTATGCCGGTCAGGTGGTGGAAGAAGCAGATATTCGAACCTTGTTCCGAAGCCCTAAGCATCCTTATACGATCGGATTGATGAAATCGATGCCGGACTTTACCGAGGACCAGGATCGTCTACAAGCGATACCAGGGACGGTTCCTTTACTAAGCGATCTGCCTAAAGGATGCCGATTCGCCCCGCGATGTGAGTGGGCAACCGATCGCTGTCATCAGGCAGCGCCGGAGTTAATTTCTGTAACCGAGCAGCATCGCGTACGCTGCGTGTTGGTGGAGGAGGAGAAAGCATGA
- a CDS encoding serine hydrolase → MNERSVLEESLANGIEQGFFPTAIAGLKREDDAPILAMKGVQEHTVFDVASLTKVVVTLPAILLSVQAGKLSLFDRVARHIPEFTIGFDRVKKEQINIHHLLTHTSGLPAWRPFFITCQGRQAYIEAIGKEPLIGEPGKQVVYSDLGFMLLGFILERIWDLPLEEIAKRLIFHPFSMNHTGYGVQKEWDVAPTEEGNEYEKQMAWNYLQDRPDGSLIFTEEEWRSVPWRKRVIQGTVHDGNAYYGLGGVSGHAGLFSTVGDLLSYMKLWSDPVGVLLDPLLRNFAIQCQSGELAPRRALGWEHSVMGGNEEQKARGCSGGDLVSASGFGHTGFTGTSIWHDPERQTTIVTLTNRVHPKVKDGMIRWRHMHHNRVFACVGLGKQKGGE, encoded by the coding sequence ATGAACGAACGATCAGTACTTGAAGAAAGCTTGGCAAATGGGATAGAGCAAGGCTTCTTTCCGACGGCGATTGCAGGTCTGAAGAGAGAGGACGATGCTCCGATCTTGGCCATGAAAGGGGTACAGGAACATACGGTGTTTGATGTGGCTTCCTTAACGAAGGTCGTGGTCACGCTGCCTGCCATTCTTCTGAGTGTTCAGGCCGGGAAGCTCTCCTTATTTGATCGGGTAGCCAGACACATTCCGGAGTTTACGATTGGCTTCGATCGGGTGAAAAAAGAGCAAATCAACATTCATCATCTGTTGACCCATACATCGGGGCTTCCTGCGTGGCGTCCATTTTTTATCACGTGTCAGGGGCGGCAAGCTTATATCGAAGCGATTGGGAAGGAACCCTTAATTGGGGAGCCAGGCAAGCAAGTCGTTTACAGCGACCTTGGCTTCATGCTGTTAGGTTTTATTTTAGAGCGAATTTGGGATCTTCCGTTGGAGGAGATTGCGAAGAGATTAATTTTCCATCCTTTCTCCATGAATCACACAGGCTACGGTGTGCAGAAAGAGTGGGATGTGGCTCCTACAGAAGAAGGAAATGAATACGAGAAGCAGATGGCTTGGAATTACCTGCAGGATCGTCCGGACGGTTCCCTGATTTTTACGGAGGAGGAATGGAGGAGCGTGCCTTGGAGAAAAAGGGTCATTCAAGGGACGGTTCATGATGGAAATGCTTATTACGGCTTAGGCGGTGTAAGCGGTCATGCGGGACTGTTTTCTACTGTAGGGGATCTGCTTTCCTATATGAAGTTATGGTCCGATCCCGTTGGTGTATTACTGGATCCATTGTTGCGGAATTTCGCCATTCAATGCCAATCGGGTGAATTGGCCCCTCGAAGAGCCTTGGGCTGGGAGCATTCCGTGATGGGGGGTAATGAGGAGCAAAAAGCGAGAGGGTGCAGCGGAGGCGATCTGGTATCGGCTTCGGGCTTTGGTCATACCGGGTTTACGGGAACCTCCATCTGGCATGATCCGGAACGTCAAACGACGATTGTCACCCTGACGAACCGTGTTCATCCCAAGGTCAAGGACGGCATGATTCGTTGGCGCCATATGCATCATAATCGGGTTTTTGCTTGTGTAGGACTGGGAAAGCAGAAAGGAGGGGAATAG
- a CDS encoding ABC transporter permease, giving the protein MNSFRTRFFRNKTAVVCLILLFLLVAAAVLAPFIAPHDPTEMFKDHRLEGSSAEFLLGTDQFGRDLFSRILYGARISLLVGISSVAISVIFGSLFGLVAGYFGGRMDGIIMRIMDILFAFPEILLALAIVAALGPGMFNTILAIGIVNIPVFTRLVRSTVLSIKNLEYVESARSIGASTSRIMFLEIFPNVNAPLLVQSTLAISGAILTESALSFLGLGIQPPDPSWGGMISESRRYMELAPGMIVWPSVAMTITILSFNLFGDALRDLLDPRHRSK; this is encoded by the coding sequence GTGAACTCATTTCGTACTCGTTTTTTCCGTAACAAAACTGCTGTTGTTTGCTTGATCTTGCTGTTCCTTCTCGTGGCTGCCGCGGTACTTGCTCCGTTTATTGCTCCGCATGATCCTACTGAAATGTTTAAAGATCATCGCCTAGAAGGCAGCTCCGCGGAGTTCCTGCTTGGAACGGACCAATTCGGTCGAGACCTGTTCAGTCGTATTTTGTATGGAGCAAGGATTTCCTTACTCGTGGGGATCAGTTCCGTGGCCATTAGTGTGATTTTTGGATCCTTATTTGGATTGGTTGCTGGTTATTTCGGTGGCCGGATGGACGGTATCATCATGAGAATCATGGATATTCTTTTCGCTTTTCCAGAAATCTTGCTGGCCTTAGCGATTGTGGCGGCTCTAGGGCCTGGTATGTTTAACACGATTTTAGCGATCGGGATCGTGAATATTCCCGTCTTTACCCGTTTGGTCCGCAGTACGGTGTTAAGTATTAAAAACTTGGAGTATGTGGAAAGTGCCCGTTCGATAGGAGCTAGTACGAGCCGTATTATGTTTCTTGAAATTTTCCCGAACGTTAATGCTCCGTTGCTTGTCCAATCTACACTAGCTATTTCTGGTGCGATTTTGACCGAGTCGGCGTTAAGCTTCCTAGGACTAGGAATTCAACCGCCGGATCCGTCTTGGGGTGGGATGATTTCGGAATCTCGCCGATATATGGAGCTCGCTCCGGGCATGATTGTCTGGCCAAGTGTGGCGATGACGATTACGATTCTTTCATTTAATTTATTCGGAGATGCGCTGCGCGACTTGCTCGATCCTCGCCACCGCAGCAAATAA